From a region of the Fuerstiella sp. genome:
- the ftsY gene encoding signal recognition particle-docking protein FtsY, translating into MGLFDRLRTGLKKTKDILRTDVRDLFRAGDILDDQLLQDFEARLIRTDMGVRATDRIVSRLREDHGGRTVDVDAVWATVRGELVDLLKGDSTVKWDLDNPLSPLTQAESGPTVILVAGVNGAGKTTSIAKISNLLQKQGHRVVLAAGDTFRAAAVEQLAMWSERLGCEIVRKERGADPAAVAWEGATKAVETQADYLIVDTAGRLQTQKNLMDELHKIRRVIQKVIPDAPHESLLVLDATTGQNGLSQARSFSEAVECTGLVLAKLDGTARGGVTVAIRQDMGIPVKYIGVGEQIDDLELFDPDGFVEALFAA; encoded by the coding sequence ATGGGACTGTTTGACCGACTCAGGACCGGATTAAAAAAAACCAAAGATATTCTGCGGACCGACGTACGCGATCTGTTTCGTGCCGGCGACATTCTGGACGATCAACTGCTTCAGGACTTTGAAGCACGACTGATTCGAACCGATATGGGCGTTCGGGCGACCGACAGAATTGTGTCTCGGCTGCGTGAAGATCATGGCGGCCGAACGGTGGATGTCGACGCTGTGTGGGCCACGGTTCGCGGAGAACTCGTCGATCTGCTTAAGGGAGACAGCACCGTCAAATGGGATCTGGACAATCCGCTTTCGCCACTCACACAGGCAGAGTCGGGTCCGACAGTCATTCTGGTGGCGGGTGTGAATGGCGCCGGCAAGACAACATCAATCGCCAAAATCTCGAACCTGCTGCAAAAACAGGGACACCGGGTCGTGCTGGCGGCGGGGGATACCTTTCGGGCAGCTGCTGTGGAACAGCTGGCCATGTGGAGCGAAAGGCTGGGATGCGAGATCGTCCGCAAAGAACGCGGGGCCGATCCGGCGGCTGTCGCCTGGGAAGGAGCCACAAAGGCCGTCGAAACCCAGGCGGACTACCTCATCGTGGATACGGCCGGTCGCCTGCAGACTCAGAAGAATCTGATGGACGAACTCCACAAGATCCGTCGAGTCATCCAGAAGGTCATCCCGGACGCTCCCCATGAGAGTCTCCTGGTACTGGACGCAACCACCGGACAAAACGGACTCAGTCAGGCTCGAAGTTTTTCAGAAGCAGTGGAATGTACCGGACTTGTTCTGGCCAAACTGGACGGAACAGCCCGCGGCGGGGTTACTGTCGCCATTCGTCAGGACATGGGC
- a CDS encoding rhodanese has product MSSIEIDCQSVKARLDSSDSFLLLDCREQSEWDHVHIQGAILLPMSEIQDRVDELEHHRNCDVVVHCHHGGRSLQVARWLLRQGFSSVFNMTGGIDVWAQEIDNSLPRY; this is encoded by the coding sequence ATGTCATCGATTGAAATTGACTGCCAAAGCGTCAAAGCCAGACTCGATTCGTCCGACAGTTTCCTGCTGCTGGACTGTCGTGAACAAAGTGAGTGGGACCATGTTCATATTCAGGGGGCCATTTTGCTCCCCATGAGCGAAATACAGGACCGGGTTGATGAGCTGGAACACCACCGTAACTGTGATGTGGTTGTACATTGTCATCATGGTGGTCGAAGTCTGCAGGTGGCTCGGTGGCTGCTTCGACAGGGATTCAGCAGTGTGTTCAATATGACCGGCGGAATCGACGTCTGGGCTCAGGAAATTGATAACAGTCTGCCTCGTTATTGA
- a CDS encoding DUF1501 domain-containing protein, with product MSIESDRLLRRDMLLNSGNGFGALALAGLINSDTTAASMPSPLTAKLAPRAAQAKSVIFLFMEGGPSHIDTFDPKPALQRLAGQRIPDSFERVITPMGEFDSPVLPSQRSWKQHGESGLWVSDWLPHTANHADDLAVIRSCWTNGINHSGGVCQMNTGSQFAGRPSLGSWVTYGLGSTNENLPAFVVMQDTPATITNGPRNWSGGFMPAVYQGTALQVEGPPFANLVSPDHISDSQQRVKLDFLRRLNRRHARSRPDNSDLEARIRSYELAYQMQSHAPEAVDLSQETAATRQLYGLDRETTAACGRNCLLARRLVERGVRFVQCYHGAGNKWDAHTKIEQNHSKMCGQMDLPVAGLLTDLKQRGLLDETLVFWGGEFGRTPMSEKGDGRDHNATGFTMWMSGGGVRSGYAYGTTDDVGLHAVEDRLHVHDLHATILHLMGIDHRELIYLHKGRPERIDENEGQAYEQIAAV from the coding sequence ATGTCGATTGAATCCGACAGACTTCTCCGGCGTGACATGCTGCTCAACAGCGGGAACGGATTTGGCGCGCTCGCGCTGGCCGGTCTTATAAACAGTGATACGACGGCAGCATCGATGCCGTCTCCCCTGACGGCAAAACTGGCGCCCCGTGCGGCACAGGCAAAAAGTGTGATCTTTTTGTTCATGGAAGGTGGTCCCAGCCACATAGACACATTTGATCCCAAACCGGCGCTGCAGCGACTGGCCGGACAGCGAATTCCCGACAGCTTTGAACGAGTTATTACGCCCATGGGAGAATTCGATTCTCCGGTGTTGCCGTCTCAGCGTTCGTGGAAACAACACGGGGAAAGTGGTCTGTGGGTCTCCGACTGGCTGCCCCATACGGCAAACCATGCGGATGATCTGGCCGTCATTCGTTCCTGCTGGACAAACGGAATCAATCATTCGGGCGGTGTGTGTCAGATGAATACCGGCAGCCAGTTTGCCGGACGCCCGTCGCTGGGCAGCTGGGTGACATACGGGCTGGGCAGCACCAACGAAAACCTGCCCGCCTTTGTGGTCATGCAGGACACACCCGCCACCATCACCAACGGGCCGCGCAACTGGAGTGGAGGATTCATGCCGGCGGTCTACCAGGGAACAGCATTGCAGGTGGAAGGCCCGCCTTTTGCCAACCTGGTGTCGCCCGATCATATCAGTGATTCACAACAGCGTGTGAAACTCGATTTCCTTCGCCGGCTCAACCGCAGGCATGCCAGATCCCGTCCGGACAACAGCGATCTGGAAGCCCGCATTCGAAGCTATGAACTCGCCTATCAGATGCAGTCGCATGCTCCCGAAGCTGTTGATCTGTCACAGGAAACGGCCGCCACTCGACAACTTTATGGTCTGGACCGCGAAACCACAGCGGCCTGTGGTCGCAACTGCCTGCTGGCTCGACGGCTGGTTGAACGCGGAGTTCGATTCGTCCAGTGCTATCACGGTGCGGGCAATAAATGGGACGCTCATACCAAAATCGAACAGAACCATTCAAAGATGTGCGGGCAGATGGATCTGCCGGTGGCAGGCCTGCTGACGGATCTGAAGCAGCGCGGGCTGCTGGATGAAACACTGGTATTCTGGGGTGGCGAGTTTGGGCGGACTCCGATGAGTGAGAAGGGGGATGGTCGTGATCACAATGCAACCGGATTCACCATGTGGATGTCGGGCGGAGGAGTCCGGTCCGGTTACGCCTACGGTACGACCGACGATGTCGGACTGCATGCCGTCGAAGATCGGCTGCACGTCCACGACCTGCATGCAACGATTCTGCATTTGATGGGTATCGACCATCGGGAACTGATCTATCTGCACAAAGGTCGTCCCGAACGCATTGATGAAAACGAGGGGCAGGCCTACGAGCAGATCGCTGCCGTGTGA
- a CDS encoding PSD1 and planctomycete cytochrome C domain-containing protein has product MNALMCRPGISVAALLLLASNVMMVCAEDILPADRDLFETHVRPVLVKYCIKCHGPTRHENGLQLDSAESILTGGDSGPAVIPGQPEQSLLLQALRYESLEMPPDGPLEERLVRGIRTWIDAGAQWPNGMKLQPVSKSTAADRNWWCYQPIEDPPVPDVVDNGWCRNEVDQFIFDRMSANDVEPSNEAAPSVLARRVHFAVTGLPPDQSAVRYVDGDDDYEMLVNQLLDSPTYGENQARFWLDLVRYADSDGYRSDGPRPFAKLYRDYVIRSFNADKPYDRFVVEQLAGDETDPGNRDAIIATMFLRHGIYEQNQPDVERQWREILDDITETTADVFLAQGIKCARCHDHKFDPITQQDYFRIRAFFEAIQPTEVMPVANIADRTQFHDQQSKWLEATDTVRRQIHNIETPVLLQNATGEPFDKFVPRLKAMMLSRPAYRSPYEHQIASLALRQMKLHPGKLAEQLDKATEAKRRKLRQQLSKFDSIKPTALPTLSFVVSDVGSVAPPTYIPDDPNQTPIAPGFLSVFNDGPAEINAVPTGLQSTGRRSTLAGWITDPANPLTARVIVNRIWQQHFGHGLVNTSSDFGHLGTLPSHPQLLDWLASRFVEDGWSLRKLHHRILTSSTWRQTSQWTPGDRRATLDPDNRLLWRMDCRRLSSEEIVDTILYASGELETVRRAVYRPVMRNKHDPLLATFDFPDRIRSIGQRHRTTTPPQALLLMNSPWVHDRATAMAETLNAVSDSQFIQKAYRRLYFRNPEDVEITSARRFMKAYGSNNPETPAAEPQVAFLHTLFNSSELIYVD; this is encoded by the coding sequence GTGAACGCTTTGATGTGCCGTCCAGGCATCAGCGTTGCAGCGTTACTCCTGCTTGCATCAAATGTGATGATGGTCTGCGCGGAAGACATCCTGCCGGCGGATCGGGATTTGTTTGAAACACATGTTCGCCCCGTCCTGGTGAAGTACTGCATCAAATGCCATGGTCCAACCAGACACGAAAACGGCCTGCAACTGGATTCAGCGGAATCGATACTGACCGGTGGCGATTCCGGACCGGCCGTCATTCCGGGTCAGCCGGAACAAAGTTTGTTGCTTCAGGCATTGAGATACGAATCACTGGAAATGCCTCCGGACGGACCTCTGGAAGAACGACTGGTGCGAGGTATCAGAACATGGATCGATGCCGGCGCGCAATGGCCGAACGGCATGAAACTTCAGCCCGTCAGCAAGTCGACAGCCGCTGACCGCAACTGGTGGTGTTATCAGCCGATTGAGGATCCGCCGGTACCCGACGTGGTCGATAACGGATGGTGCCGCAACGAGGTTGATCAGTTTATTTTTGACCGAATGAGCGCGAACGATGTTGAACCATCAAACGAGGCCGCACCGTCCGTACTGGCCCGTCGTGTTCACTTTGCTGTTACCGGTCTTCCACCGGATCAGTCAGCAGTGCGTTATGTCGACGGCGATGATGATTACGAAATGCTGGTCAACCAGCTGCTGGACAGTCCGACCTACGGGGAAAACCAGGCACGTTTCTGGCTTGACCTCGTGCGATACGCTGATTCCGACGGTTACCGATCCGACGGTCCACGACCATTCGCAAAACTCTACCGCGACTACGTCATTCGTTCTTTTAACGCCGATAAGCCCTATGACCGGTTCGTAGTCGAACAGCTGGCCGGTGACGAAACGGATCCGGGTAATCGGGATGCCATCATCGCCACCATGTTTCTGCGTCACGGGATTTATGAACAAAACCAGCCGGACGTCGAACGCCAGTGGCGCGAAATTCTGGACGATATCACCGAAACCACAGCGGATGTGTTTCTGGCGCAGGGAATCAAATGCGCCAGGTGTCATGATCACAAATTTGATCCGATCACTCAGCAGGATTACTTCCGCATACGGGCATTCTTTGAGGCCATTCAGCCCACAGAAGTCATGCCGGTAGCAAATATTGCAGACCGAACTCAGTTTCACGATCAACAAAGCAAATGGCTGGAAGCAACCGACACTGTCAGACGGCAGATCCATAACATCGAAACACCTGTTCTCCTGCAGAACGCCACAGGGGAACCTTTTGACAAATTCGTACCACGGCTCAAAGCAATGATGCTTAGCCGCCCGGCCTATCGGTCTCCCTATGAACACCAGATTGCCTCGTTGGCGCTGCGTCAGATGAAGCTGCATCCCGGCAAGCTGGCCGAACAGCTGGACAAAGCCACCGAAGCAAAACGCCGGAAATTGCGCCAACAGCTGTCAAAGTTCGATTCCATAAAACCGACCGCGCTGCCAACGCTCAGTTTCGTGGTCAGTGATGTTGGATCGGTTGCTCCGCCAACCTATATCCCGGACGATCCGAATCAAACACCGATTGCGCCCGGATTTCTATCTGTATTCAACGACGGCCCGGCAGAAATCAATGCTGTTCCCACAGGCCTGCAGTCAACCGGCCGTCGATCGACTCTGGCAGGATGGATTACGGATCCAGCCAATCCACTGACCGCACGAGTGATCGTAAACCGAATCTGGCAACAACACTTTGGTCACGGCCTGGTGAACACCAGCAGTGATTTTGGACATCTCGGGACCCTCCCTTCTCATCCGCAGCTCCTGGACTGGCTGGCCAGCCGATTTGTAGAAGATGGCTGGAGTCTCAGAAAACTGCACCATCGTATTCTGACATCATCCACCTGGCGTCAGACGTCTCAATGGACACCGGGTGACCGGCGGGCAACACTCGATCCTGACAACAGACTGCTGTGGCGAATGGATTGTCGGCGACTGTCGAGCGAAGAAATTGTGGATACGATCCTTTATGCCAGCGGCGAACTGGAAACAGTCAGGCGAGCCGTCTACCGCCCCGTGATGAGAAACAAACACGACCCGCTCCTGGCCACGTTTGATTTTCCTGATCGAATTCGCAGTATCGGTCAGCGGCACCGAACAACCACGCCGCCTCAGGCACTTCTGCTGATGAACAGTCCCTGGGTGCACGATCGGGCCACTGCGATGGCTGAAACCCTGAATGCTGTGTCTGACTCCCAATTTATACAAAAGGCATATCGCCGGCTGTACTTTCGTAATCCGGAGGATGTCGAAATCACGTCGGCACGACGTTTTATGAAAGCGTATGGATCCAACAATCCGGAGACGCCGGCAGCTGAACCTCAGGTGGCGTTCCTGCATACACTGTTTAATTCCAGCGAACTGATTTATGTCGATTGA
- a CDS encoding DUF1501 domain-containing protein gives MALFSDTPTCGTRREALRSLGAGIGGVALADLLSENRTSGSIPPKQHFVPRAKHVIFLFMRGGPSHIDLLDPKPLITKYAGQRPERVKLRTERVTRGLMPSPFDFRRYGQSGLEVSDLFPNIGACIDDICVIRSMVGGNPNHAPAGNWMFSGRIDQIHPTLGAWMSHGLGTENRNLPAFVSLRKAATPSRYVRHGYLPGEHQATPIDVSKETPEQMIAHLRNSQLTPADQLRQFEFLQQFNLRHRERRAGDGVLDARIRSMETGFRMQFTAGEACDLSRETESLRQSYGDGWFGDGCLLARRLVERGVRYVQLEINQWDHHSDINRKIREATREVDQPIAALLKDLKQRGLLDETLIVWGGEFGRTPVSENGNGRDHNHYGFSMWMAGGGIRGGMTYGATDDFGFKAVKNIVTVHDLHATILYLLGLDHERLTYRYSGRDFRLTDIHGHVVKDIIA, from the coding sequence ATGGCACTTTTTTCTGATACTCCGACATGTGGTACACGGCGAGAAGCGCTACGTTCACTTGGTGCCGGAATCGGCGGTGTGGCTCTGGCCGATTTGTTGTCCGAAAACCGAACATCCGGAAGCATTCCGCCAAAACAACACTTTGTGCCGCGCGCCAAACATGTCATTTTTCTGTTCATGAGAGGTGGCCCGTCACACATCGATTTACTGGATCCCAAACCGCTGATTACGAAGTATGCCGGTCAGCGACCGGAAAGGGTCAAGCTGCGAACCGAGCGGGTGACTCGGGGACTCATGCCTTCACCGTTTGATTTTCGGCGTTACGGACAGTCCGGTCTGGAAGTCAGCGACCTGTTCCCGAATATTGGAGCATGCATCGATGATATCTGTGTGATTCGGTCGATGGTGGGTGGCAATCCAAATCATGCTCCCGCGGGCAACTGGATGTTCTCCGGCCGAATCGATCAGATTCATCCGACACTCGGCGCCTGGATGTCACACGGTCTGGGAACAGAAAACCGGAATCTGCCTGCCTTTGTGTCGTTGAGAAAAGCCGCGACCCCGTCACGGTACGTTCGCCACGGTTATCTGCCCGGCGAGCACCAGGCAACACCAATCGATGTCTCAAAGGAGACTCCTGAACAAATGATCGCGCACCTGCGAAACTCACAGCTGACTCCGGCAGATCAGCTTCGCCAGTTTGAGTTTCTGCAGCAGTTTAACCTCAGACATCGGGAACGTCGCGCCGGCGACGGCGTGCTTGACGCCCGAATCCGATCCATGGAAACAGGGTTCCGAATGCAGTTCACCGCCGGTGAAGCCTGTGATTTAAGCCGCGAGACAGAGTCGCTGCGCCAGTCGTATGGTGACGGATGGTTTGGGGACGGCTGTCTGCTGGCCCGAAGGCTGGTCGAACGTGGGGTTCGCTACGTGCAGCTCGAAATCAACCAGTGGGATCATCATAGTGACATCAACCGCAAGATTCGTGAAGCCACCCGGGAAGTTGATCAGCCGATCGCGGCATTACTGAAAGATCTGAAACAACGAGGTTTGCTCGATGAGACACTCATCGTGTGGGGTGGTGAGTTTGGCAGGACACCAGTTTCGGAAAACGGAAACGGCCGCGATCACAACCATTACGGTTTTTCAATGTGGATGGCCGGAGGTGGAATACGCGGCGGGATGACCTACGGTGCAACGGATGACTTCGGCTTCAAGGCCGTGAAAAACATCGTCACCGTCCACGACCTGCATGCAACGATTCTGTACCTGCTGGGGCTGGACCATGAACGACTGACCTACCGATACTCCGGCCGTGATTTCCGTCTCACAGATATTCACGGGCATGTCGTAAAAGATATCATTGCCTGA
- a CDS encoding PSD1 and planctomycete cytochrome C domain-containing protein: MRFEWLTPLLRLHWWVTLPLLCLFGLSQAESGTEEEAGLDFYERRIRPVLVKHCYECHSADAKNIQAGLRLDTAGAMRSGGDSGPVINPGRPEQSLLVDAVSYSGEISDMPPSGKLPERQIKDLRKWIAMGAPLPDDDSSNAPQPKKSVSIEHGRTFWSFQPLKFQKLPNVDMRDWPKRPLDQFVLRKLEDHGFHPAPATDRRTYIRRVSFDLTGLPPTLEQIARFVSDKSKDAFEQLLDRLLASPHYGERWSRHWLDIARYAEDNPTSEDTCRPPLYPWPYRDWVIRSLNDDTGYDEFVRRQLAADLMSELGPEQIAATGFLGVSPVYHKEPRLSAPVISIIAADEWDERLDTVTRGLLGLTVACARCHDHKFDPIRMEDYYALAGVMASTQLVEWPLVETSHAEATALTQTRQAIVDYEQRVNYAEQMQTAAKIEQRPGKIYEMLIRRHQETLETLKQRELFTGPIANAVRDAGVWVDGRDPDWTVMEYRAGEPRDLPIFIRGNPNNHGKVVRRRFIEVLSNGPPRPFHIGSGRLELADAMFTDAQALAARVIVNRVWGWHCGQPLVRTPSNFGAQGDRPSHPRLLDDLARRFVAHNWSLKWLHREIMLSATYRQASQGYDETKGHTADPSNRLLWKMNRLRLEPEIWRDAVLAVCGRLDTTMFGKSENLDEYENRRRTIYGKVSRQTNSSVLQLFDFPDGKRHADRRVLTTTPLQQLYFLNSPFLLQHSALMSEKDGKFRSSSVQRLFQTILLRRPDGDELKNAEKLLTSASSRQTGLHLLAHSLLASNEFLFVD, encoded by the coding sequence ATGAGATTTGAATGGCTGACACCCCTGCTGAGGCTGCACTGGTGGGTCACGTTGCCACTACTCTGCCTGTTTGGATTGAGTCAGGCTGAATCCGGTACTGAGGAAGAGGCAGGGCTCGACTTTTACGAACGGCGTATTCGTCCGGTACTGGTGAAGCATTGTTACGAATGCCACTCTGCCGATGCAAAAAACATTCAGGCCGGACTTCGACTCGACACAGCAGGTGCGATGCGATCCGGTGGCGATTCAGGGCCCGTTATTAATCCGGGCCGCCCCGAACAGAGCCTGCTTGTTGACGCGGTTTCTTATTCCGGTGAAATCAGCGACATGCCTCCCTCCGGAAAACTGCCGGAGAGGCAAATCAAAGATCTTCGCAAATGGATCGCGATGGGGGCACCGCTTCCGGATGACGATTCATCCAATGCGCCACAACCCAAAAAATCTGTATCGATCGAACATGGACGCACATTTTGGTCATTTCAGCCTCTGAAGTTTCAGAAGCTTCCCAACGTGGACATGCGGGACTGGCCAAAGCGACCACTCGATCAATTTGTACTTCGAAAGCTGGAAGATCACGGATTTCACCCGGCTCCAGCGACAGATCGACGGACGTATATTCGACGCGTCAGCTTCGACCTGACCGGTCTGCCTCCCACGTTAGAACAGATCGCTCGATTTGTATCGGACAAAAGCAAAGACGCATTCGAACAACTCCTCGATCGTTTGCTGGCTTCCCCTCACTACGGGGAACGCTGGAGCCGACACTGGCTCGATATTGCAAGATATGCCGAGGACAATCCCACCAGCGAAGACACCTGTAGACCACCACTGTACCCCTGGCCCTATCGTGACTGGGTGATCCGGTCGCTGAATGATGACACGGGCTATGACGAATTTGTGCGGCGGCAACTCGCCGCAGATTTGATGAGTGAACTCGGTCCGGAGCAGATCGCCGCAACCGGTTTCCTGGGTGTTTCTCCGGTCTATCACAAGGAACCAAGATTATCGGCACCGGTCATCTCCATCATCGCTGCTGACGAATGGGACGAACGGCTGGACACGGTCACCCGTGGCCTCCTGGGACTCACCGTGGCCTGCGCCCGCTGTCACGATCACAAGTTCGATCCGATTCGTATGGAAGATTATTATGCATTGGCCGGAGTGATGGCGAGCACACAGCTTGTCGAATGGCCGCTTGTCGAAACCAGTCACGCCGAGGCAACTGCACTGACCCAGACGCGGCAAGCGATCGTCGACTATGAACAGCGTGTCAACTACGCTGAACAAATGCAGACGGCTGCTAAAATCGAGCAGCGTCCTGGCAAGATCTATGAAATGCTCATCCGCAGACATCAGGAAACTCTGGAGACACTGAAGCAGCGGGAGCTTTTCACGGGGCCGATTGCCAATGCCGTGCGCGATGCAGGCGTATGGGTCGATGGCCGGGATCCCGACTGGACAGTGATGGAGTATCGTGCAGGCGAGCCACGTGATCTGCCGATTTTCATTCGAGGAAATCCAAACAATCACGGAAAGGTTGTTCGGCGGCGATTCATCGAAGTGCTTTCCAACGGCCCTCCCAGGCCGTTCCACATCGGCAGCGGACGTCTGGAACTGGCGGACGCTATGTTCACAGACGCGCAGGCATTAGCCGCGCGTGTGATCGTCAATCGGGTCTGGGGATGGCACTGTGGCCAGCCTTTGGTCCGCACGCCCAGTAACTTTGGAGCGCAGGGTGATCGCCCTTCGCATCCCCGGCTGCTGGACGACCTGGCCCGGCGTTTTGTGGCTCACAACTGGTCATTAAAATGGCTGCACCGCGAGATCATGCTTTCGGCAACTTATCGCCAGGCCTCACAGGGTTACGATGAAACAAAAGGGCACACTGCCGACCCGTCAAATCGGCTGCTGTGGAAAATGAACCGATTGCGGCTGGAACCTGAGATTTGGCGGGACGCCGTACTTGCGGTCTGTGGTCGCCTTGATACCACTATGTTCGGCAAATCAGAAAATCTTGACGAATACGAAAACCGTCGACGTACGATCTACGGCAAAGTAAGCCGCCAAACAAACTCTTCCGTACTACAATTATTCGATTTCCCGGACGGAAAACGACATGCCGATCGGCGTGTACTGACCACCACACCACTCCAGCAGCTTTATTTTCTCAACAGCCCGTTTCTGCTTCAGCACTCAGCCCTGATGTCTGAAAAGGATGGCAAGTTCAGATCATCCTCCGTACAGCGATTGTTCCAGACAATCCTGCTGCGCCGTCCGGATGGTGATGAACTGAAAAACGCCGAAAAACTTTTGACTTCCGCCTCCTCACGTCAAACCGGACTCCACCTGCTCGCCCATTCTCTACTGGCCAGTAATGAATTTCTTTTCGTGGATTAG
- a CDS encoding Gfo/Idh/MocA family oxidoreductase: MKTNQQSTRREMLRKSVTPALPLFVPAHVLGGRGRVGANDRIHIGVIGTGARGKYLIANMPPAGRVVSLCDCSSSRIDQTLHPAGKFLKPLAQFRESEARHCTSYQDYRQMIDREKLDAVIIATPDHHHAQAALLAFQALLDVYVEKPLALTIAEGRAMVNAAKRYKRIVQVGSQQRTMQVNRFACEFVRDGGLGTLSRIDVPNFPGPIPYDNLDDQPVPNHLDWNLFLGPTPVRTHHRRLWVKDEFKVGNLLWRGWDFWRDYSGHGMTNWGAHRLDMVHYALGIDNGGPVEIHPQKQLLSASLADRWKKVTLPFGTLKNRNADEMRFCPVTMQYANGVELRFHPDAEDAVFYGDRGKLLIKRNDYRAEPADLIPAPDPQEQARWKGAGFVARPHIENWLDCIRSRKTPNAPIEVGHGAATVCHLANIVRELGRSLRWDPSNEVFPDDAQANQLLNRPRRTGFELPT, from the coding sequence ATGAAGACAAATCAACAATCAACGCGTCGCGAGATGCTCCGCAAGAGCGTGACGCCTGCATTGCCGCTGTTTGTTCCGGCGCATGTACTGGGTGGCCGGGGACGGGTTGGAGCCAATGACCGCATTCACATTGGAGTGATCGGCACCGGCGCCCGCGGCAAATATCTGATTGCCAACATGCCGCCGGCCGGCCGGGTCGTATCGTTGTGTGACTGTTCATCGTCACGAATCGACCAGACCCTCCACCCAGCGGGAAAATTCCTCAAACCGCTGGCGCAGTTTCGTGAATCTGAAGCACGACACTGCACGTCCTATCAGGACTATCGACAGATGATCGATCGGGAGAAGCTCGATGCAGTCATCATCGCTACGCCGGATCATCATCATGCACAGGCAGCGCTGCTGGCCTTTCAGGCGTTGCTGGATGTGTACGTGGAAAAGCCACTGGCCCTCACCATTGCCGAAGGCCGCGCGATGGTCAACGCAGCAAAGCGATATAAACGCATCGTTCAGGTCGGCAGCCAGCAACGTACGATGCAGGTGAATCGTTTCGCATGTGAATTTGTTCGCGATGGTGGTCTTGGAACATTATCGCGGATCGATGTGCCAAATTTTCCCGGACCGATTCCCTACGACAACCTGGACGACCAGCCGGTTCCGAACCACCTGGACTGGAATCTTTTCCTGGGGCCAACACCAGTACGAACGCATCATCGCAGGCTGTGGGTCAAGGACGAGTTTAAAGTCGGAAATCTGCTTTGGCGAGGCTGGGACTTCTGGCGAGACTACTCAGGACACGGAATGACGAACTGGGGAGCCCATCGCCTTGACATGGTCCATTACGCACTGGGGATCGACAACGGCGGACCGGTGGAAATCCATCCGCAAAAGCAGTTGCTCAGTGCTTCGCTGGCTGATCGATGGAAGAAAGTGACGCTGCCTTTCGGCACTTTAAAAAATCGCAATGCCGACGAAATGCGGTTTTGCCCGGTTACAATGCAGTATGCCAACGGTGTCGAACTGCGATTTCACCCCGATGCCGAAGATGCCGTGTTTTACGGTGACCGCGGCAAACTGTTAATCAAAAGAAACGACTATCGCGCGGAACCTGCCGATCTGATTCCTGCTCCGGATCCACAGGAGCAGGCCAGATGGAAGGGTGCCGGTTTCGTGGCAAGGCCCCATATCGAAAACTGGCTGGACTGTATCCGCAGCCGCAAAACGCCGAATGCGCCGATCGAGGTCGGCCATGGGGCTGCAACGGTTTGCCATCTGGCTAATATCGTCCGCGAATTGGGACGATCGCTGCGCTGGGATCCCAGCAACGAAGTTTTTCCCGATGATGCCCAGGCCAACCAGCTTCTCAACCGCCCTCGCAGAACAGGATTCGAACTGCCAACCTGA